DNA from Elaeis guineensis isolate ETL-2024a chromosome 2, EG11, whole genome shotgun sequence:
AGCATATTTGAATTTCTAGAATGCCAAATTTTTTTACCCCTTCCTTTTCTGTATATGTCTTGATTATTCTGAATTTCAATTGGCGGAATGCAGCCTTGCTGATTAGGAGCATTCTTTTCGTCAACCTGTCTTTGAAGTCATGAGCTACATTCATCTTTTACTTCAGTACAACCTCAAGTTTATGACTTCAAAAAGGATCGACGAGAACTGAAAGGTGCGATCATCTTTCTTCATCATGCATAGTGAGAAGTATGTGTTATCTTGTTAATAAGTTACAAATTGTACCATGCTACACATTTACTAAAGTCATGAGTAAAAATCAGACCAAAGAACATTCAgcaaaaaagaacaaaaataaaGGAACCTTTTTGCTATCAGTCATAGCAAGAAAAAGGAAAATAGCAAAGCATTTAAAATCACATGGATTGTGATCATTGATTTGGAATTTTGATCATGATGACTATGATAAAAAAATGTGAACCTAGAAAACCGGTATGGATTTTCACTTGAAACACTTCGAAATTAGGGGAAAAGAAAAAACTCAGGAGAAGGTGAAGAACGATAGGAATAACGAATCACCTGCTCCCACCAAGAGGACCTTATGTGCCCATTCCCCTTTATGCTATCATCAGTCTAGTTTAGATAAAAGCCTAGCTTTCCCCATCGATCATTTTTGAAAAGTCATTATTGAAAGGAGATCTCCGTCTGCTAAAAAGGAGAAGATGTTGGCTAAAGTGGGATTCagagatgatatatatatatatatagagagagagagagagagagagaggaggggggattCGATGGGTGATTTCTGCAACAGAGAGTGAATTAGTGGTTTGATGGTTTTTGGTTTAAAAATTGGCAGATTAGACAATTAGCCTTTTCATCTATATTGTATAATTGTCCATTTATGGCAAAATtatcttttaataaaaggaaTCGATAATGTGGGAATcgttttttgatggattgaatatATTTGGCATATTCCTCTCTCATTTCATAATATGGTATAGATAATATTTGTATATTATATACGTGTGGATTTGTAGATATAGATGACATCAAGGTTGGTGCCTATGAAGTAGTGCCTTTGTTAGCGGATAGGTTATGAGATAGAATCTGTTGGCTTCCATATATAAGCTTATACATTTTGGTTTACGTATATGGCCAATAAATTGTTAGCTCCACTGTCGATGGTCATATTTTTTTTGGCTTGTTTAGCAGCAGATGTATCAAAATCCTCACTGATAACTTttgcttttaagatttaattgattcaTGTGTGTTATTGTGAATCAATCTCATGCAATTCTTTCCAAATAAGTTATCATTTTTATCTAGGGTGAAACTAAAAAGCTGGAATTGTCCTGGAAAAAATTCTACAGATAAATGATTAGAGGGCATTACCTTGTACAAGTGATGCATTAAATATGCCAGAAATGCTGCATATATGACTCCTGAAAACTTATGTCCCATGTCTAAAATGCCGTTCAACCATTTTGAGGCATGTGAAGAAAGTACCTTCTTCATGTGATCGCATTGTTGGTAAATTGACCAAGCACCTtgcaacaataattttttttcgtaAGTAGTATGTCATTAAATCATCATTTCCTTATTGTGCCTTGTGACCAGGCGCGGTTCAGTTCAGCATTATGGAGTATGAGCACCCAGTTTCCATTGACCAGCTGGTTCCATGTTGAAAGTCTTCCATGCTGTGCTTGTCATTTCCTTCAAGGAGCTTCTTGTTATATTCGCCAGAGTTATGCATTGGCATGGAAGATCATGTTGGGTCAAGAGTCAGGCATGTGGTGTGCTATACATACCTAATTGGCATGTGGTGTTATACATATCTAATCGGCATGCATACATACCTAAAGTTGGCACTGTGATATTTAAGGCGCTTTCTGAAACCCAAGCGAGGGAAGTATCTGGTTCTGGCCAAACTATAACAGCTTTCATGCCATCAAGTCTATCTACGGTGGCACATTTACAACAAAGATCACCGAGTTTCACAAAGAAGGGCCTCTGCCCAACTCCTAGGATGACTCTAATCGCTATTAAAATGTTTATTTCATGTTTCGAATATAGAGTTAGGAGGTTTCAACATCTCTTTTcgtatattttttgataaatatttaatGCAAGActattgccatcatcatgtactcTATTTTTATCCCCTTCTCTCCATGGGTGAAACGGTGGTGCAAGTTCGAGCTGCCCTcgtgttttttttttgggtagaagcTGCCTTGTGATCTTCAGTGGCTGAGCTGACCGCCCATTGCAGTTTGTGTTAATGTGCATATCAGCTGAGTCCGAGCAAGCCAGGGCGCAGGTCCCATCCGTGCTTGGTGCAATAATCAATTCATGCTAAAAGCACTAGGCTGTCATCCAGGAGTGTTAAAAGAGTTAAAGAGGCTGCTGTCTGAGAGAAGCTTCAGCATGCAGGATCAAAGTTGTGCGTCTTGCGGTGAAGGTGATTGAAGATTAAAATGGGCAGAAAGAGAGACCAGCCATAGAAGAGACTTCTTAAAAATGGTAATCAGCAAGCAGCTTCTCATAATTAGATAGACGCACAATAAGCAAGCAGCTTCTCATAATTAGGTAGATGCACGATAAGAAAGCTAGACGAGTTAGCAACATTCTCAAATCTTGTATAACTTTAGAAACTATTACTGATGCTAGTGATCACCTCAGTTCCCCAGATGGGGCGGTCAAGGACTAGGGTCAAAAACAGTGAAGTCCGTGGTCTTGGTTGGACCTGACTAAGACGATCATCAACCACCGTATCTTCCGGTGAACCGAATGGTGATCGCTAACAGAAGTGATTCACATCCCTCATTCATTCAGAAAACTATTCGGATCCTCCGCATTCAAATTTATGCATCTAGACATCTGTATACACATGTGATTCATGCACGTACACGGATACGCGTGCGGTAGAGACCATGGTTAAATGCTTAGATATAAGAGGGTAATAAATTCCTCTAGCAATCCATTTCAACGTACAAGGTGTTTGATTCTACAAACATCAAAATTGGTCCATCCTCGCCTAGCATGAGACAgtagtaacaaaaaaaaaaagctgtccAATGAAGGACCGGGAGTCAAGTGGTCCCGGAAAAAAAAAACACTGTCCAATGAAGGACCGGAAGTCAAATGgtcccaaaaaagaaaagaaaagaaaagaaaagaaaaaaagagatagtATTTGGATCGATGAATGTACAGAGAAAAGCCTAACCAAAACTTCTCTGCCCTtgcctagaatttttttttttcatttttttaaaaggCCGTACGGCGGGGTGTGAGGGCTAGTCATGCCAGCAGAGGAGCATGACCACGCAGCGGCGGATGATATAGAGCCTGGCCTTGTGCTCTCTCAGAGCTCTGCCCAGCCCACCACCTTGCCCTCCATGCGACACCTTCCTCTGCTTGCTCTGCTTCATTTTCGGCACTTGTTGATGAAACAAATTAATGACAGGCTTCTCTATCTCTCTGGATGGCTTTTAATTGCCTACACTTGGACTGTCGGGCGAGCATTTTATAGGAAGCGGGAGGGGAGAggtgtcgggaatggagcaagattCGTTCTACAACCCACGGCTTTGTCGACGAAAGAGACGCCGGGCGAGCACCAAGGAGCGTGCGCTGCTGCGCTCAGAGTACCCCCCGCTTGGGAATTGGGACTCCCATCCCCCACATGCACCCCCATCCACCAACCTTCACGCAATTTGATGACTGCCTGGGAGACAAAACCCTAAAACCTTATTAATAAATAACCCTTTCACTCACTTTAATTTGCTTTGAATCGAAGACCAAGAGCATGATGGAGACTTGGACTGCCAGTCACATGGTTCCCTTCGCTTGCGTCTCGTTCTCTCTATTCCTTCAAACTCAGTGAACCACAGGCCTTGGTATTGTTTTCTTCCATCATTCTCTCCCATCAGTATGTTACAAAAGAACGTAGTAATTATTTGAGCAATGCTCATCACTTCAATTCATCATCCCTCATAAACAGCATTGCATATGGAACAATAGGCTTATATTGGGTCCCATTAATGATCATCCAAACCGCTTCTGCCCGATTAGGAACCATCAAACTGTTGGACCAAAGCCACCTGCACGGAAATGAGAGA
Protein-coding regions in this window:
- the LOC109505359 gene encoding small polypeptide DEVIL 4; translation: MKQSKQRKVSHGGQGGGLGRALREHKARLYIIRRCVVMLLCWHD